The Calliphora vicina chromosome 3, idCalVici1.1, whole genome shotgun sequence genome contains a region encoding:
- the Gdap1 gene encoding ganglioside-induced differentiation-associated protein 1 yields MSENIPHLNHTPPPISSLKDFQPPSFKEDELVLYYHPYNFYSQKIILLLYEKNIEFTPYVVDLLNGEQYSSWFLNLNPKADVPVLQDGSFIVPDSVHIINYIEHKFRGGDYKSFKPNNNNSLEYEKMQLFDQILGHLPIGALSLGSFIHDDLKLVPKPPFIGPIRKTCLKNNEKVYGLLKESIDKVEDHKSALLNKLDLQERRKRIVYSRLEYQKILDAVHNVLRFIEDDMVAHPAREWLISNDFCMADICFGLLLLRLYQLGFENYYWSYGKMPQVESYFLRFKKRPSYDKLMPTNFEILKDMWQMTPSNYIIGAGAGVLGMAVFAAIAHK; encoded by the exons atgaGTGAAAATATTCCACATTTAAATCATACACCACCACCAATATCATCACTAAAGGATTTTCAACCGCCCAGCTTTAAAGAGGATGAACTAGTTTTATATTATCATCCGTATAATTTCTATTCACAAAAA attattttacttttatatgagaaaaatattgaattcaCACCATATGTTGTGGATTTGTTAAATGGCGAGCAATACTCAAGCtggtttttaaacttaaatccTAAAGCCGATGTACCCGTTTTACAAGATGGTTCATTCATTGTGCCAGATTCTGttcatataattaattatatagaACATAAATTTCGAGGAG gcGATTACAAGTCATTCAAACCGAATAATAATAATTCGTTGGAATATGAGAAAATGCAGTTGTTTGATCAAATCTTAGGTCATTTACCAATAGGAGCATTAAGTTTGGGCTCATTTATACATGATGACTTAAAATTAGTTCCAAAACCACCATTTATTGGACCCATAAGAAAAACATGCTTGA aaaataatgaaaaagtttATGGCTTATTAAAAGAATCTATTGATAAAGTGGAAGATCATAAATCTGCTTTGCTAAATAAATTAGATTTGCAAGAACGCAGAAAACGTATTGTATATTCACGTTTAGAATACCAAAAAATATTGGATGCCGTACATAACGTTTTGCGTTTTATCGAAGACGATATGGTGGCTCATCCAGCAAGGGAATGGTTAATATCCAATGATTTTTGCATGGCAGATATATGTTTCGGCTTGTTGTTATTGCGTTTATATCAGTTGGGTTTCGAAAATTACTATTGGTCGTATGGAAAAATGCCTCAAgttgaaagttattttttacGTTTCAAAAAACGTCCTTCTTATGATAAACTCATGCCAACAAATTTTGAGATACTGAAAGATATGTGGCAAATGACACCATCCAATTATATAATTGGAGCCGGGGCCGGTGTTTTAGGTATGGCAGTATTTGCCGCCATTGCTCATAAATAA